From a region of the Candidatus Tectomicrobia bacterium genome:
- a CDS encoding tetratricopeptide repeat protein, with protein MGEGCIGTRGRWAGGALALLLASALAASAWAAAPSPPPAPAGQGEPSLDQQLEGDPTLLFRFAIREFQRGLYLRAIPLLARFVEKFPDHSEHQRAFYMLADSHFFVASTGVPAEHLKASQVYEAALKRYPDAPQMPMAYFRLGQSLQTQGKPAEAQVAFRTLIQKVPASPLAPRAQVEIAKRYMELGDPRNAIIEFEKILRNYPDSPAEQEAHFGVADAMVSQGLYSQALVRYEVGNRRWPAFLKVNPGSLYNYAETLFQARRQEQAKQAYLQMVNIDPSAEYAHRALARLGDLYLQEKRRDEAVKVYTRVIRRYPLSEGAMVSLIRLGDLVSEEKIKLDEPYIFPMDFVSDALAAYRKVIELAPTNQLAEVAYLRIAAYHKKRGEFQKALDTLQEFYKKYPASQLTQNAQFLQAETYMDQVAFYFERGYFLRAIRTYEHFRATVPDQVSRQARPYKSMLVVGESYMRLGLYGQAARMFELILADAEAVVALGDEALFRLAHAHLLAGDRKRAKEVAGRFLETFPRSKRRGSVLALLGEIAYDARDLRGASALFTQALGGELDDEIRGRSLFFLAEADFQDGRYAQAADAMRKAISLHARIPGEVKPFSLEMAHFRLGDILYEGRGWLSAMVAYQNAIELFPRGRLVGWAQHRIGRIQDQLELAGRGGARPVSGGPGPAQGRPGQPRGQEGDAFWRDVNRIRSESRLWDDRNLSKLEQLLKGSPQN; from the coding sequence ATGGGCGAAGGCTGCATCGGAACGAGAGGCCGTTGGGCGGGAGGGGCGCTCGCGCTGCTCCTCGCCTCCGCGCTCGCAGCGTCCGCCTGGGCGGCGGCTCCATCCCCGCCTCCCGCGCCGGCCGGCCAGGGAGAGCCCTCGCTCGATCAGCAGCTCGAGGGCGACCCCACGCTCCTGTTCCGCTTCGCCATCCGCGAGTTCCAGCGCGGCCTCTACCTCCGTGCGATACCGCTCCTCGCGCGCTTCGTCGAGAAGTTCCCCGACCACAGCGAGCACCAGCGCGCCTTCTACATGCTGGCGGACTCCCACTTCTTCGTGGCGAGCACGGGGGTGCCGGCCGAGCACCTGAAGGCCAGCCAGGTCTACGAGGCGGCCCTCAAGCGCTATCCCGACGCCCCCCAGATGCCGATGGCCTACTTCCGCCTGGGCCAGTCCCTTCAGACCCAGGGGAAGCCCGCGGAGGCGCAGGTCGCCTTCCGGACGCTGATCCAGAAGGTGCCGGCCAGCCCCCTCGCCCCCCGCGCCCAGGTCGAGATCGCCAAGCGCTACATGGAGCTGGGGGACCCCCGCAACGCCATCATCGAGTTCGAGAAAATCCTGCGGAACTACCCCGACTCCCCCGCCGAGCAGGAGGCCCACTTCGGCGTGGCGGACGCGATGGTCAGCCAGGGGCTCTACAGCCAGGCCCTGGTGCGCTACGAGGTCGGCAACCGGCGCTGGCCCGCCTTCCTCAAGGTGAACCCGGGCTCCCTCTACAACTACGCCGAAACCCTCTTCCAGGCCCGCCGCCAGGAGCAGGCGAAGCAGGCCTATCTCCAGATGGTCAACATCGATCCCTCGGCGGAGTATGCCCACCGGGCCCTCGCCCGCCTGGGCGACTTGTATCTCCAGGAGAAGCGGCGGGACGAGGCGGTTAAGGTCTACACGCGCGTCATCCGGCGGTATCCGCTCTCCGAGGGGGCCATGGTTTCCCTCATCCGGCTGGGGGACCTGGTCTCGGAGGAGAAGATCAAGCTGGATGAGCCCTATATCTTCCCGATGGACTTCGTCTCCGACGCTCTCGCCGCGTATCGAAAGGTGATCGAGCTCGCGCCCACCAACCAGCTCGCCGAGGTGGCCTACCTCCGGATCGCGGCCTATCACAAGAAGCGGGGGGAGTTTCAGAAGGCACTGGACACCCTCCAGGAGTTTTACAAGAAGTATCCCGCCTCCCAGCTCACCCAGAACGCCCAGTTCCTCCAGGCCGAAACCTATATGGATCAGGTGGCGTTCTACTTCGAGCGGGGGTACTTCCTCCGGGCGATCCGCACCTACGAGCATTTCCGGGCCACGGTGCCGGACCAGGTGAGCCGTCAGGCGCGCCCCTACAAGTCCATGCTCGTGGTGGGGGAAAGCTACATGCGGCTGGGCCTCTACGGCCAGGCCGCGAGGATGTTCGAGCTGATCCTGGCCGACGCCGAGGCGGTGGTGGCCCTGGGGGACGAGGCCCTTTTCCGCCTGGCCCACGCCCACCTGCTCGCGGGCGATCGCAAGCGGGCGAAGGAGGTGGCCGGCCGCTTCCTCGAAACCTTCCCCCGCAGCAAGCGGCGGGGCTCGGTGCTCGCCCTCCTGGGGGAGATCGCCTACGACGCGCGCGACCTGCGGGGGGCCTCGGCGCTCTTCACCCAGGCTCTCGGCGGGGAGCTCGACGACGAGATCCGGGGGCGCTCCCTGTTCTTCCTGGCGGAGGCGGATTTCCAGGACGGCCGTTACGCCCAGGCGGCGGACGCCATGCGGAAGGCCATCAGCCTCCACGCCCGCATCCCGGGAGAGGTGAAGCCCTTCTCCCTCGAGATGGCGCACTTCCGGCTGGGGGACATCCTCTACGAGGGCCGGGGCTGGCTGAGCGCCATGGTGGCCTACCAGAACGCGATCGAGCTGTTCCCGAGGGGCCGCCTCGTCGGCTGGGCCCAGCACCGCATTGGCCGAATCCAGGACCAGCTCGAGCTGGCCGGCCGGGGCGGCGCGCGCCCCGTCTCGGGGGGGCCGGGCCCGGCGCAAGGGCGGCCGGGGCAGCCGCGGGGGCAGGAGGGGGACGCCTTCTGGCGCGACGTGAACCGCATCCGATCGGAGAGCCGCCTGTGGGACGACCGCAACCTCTCCAAGCTGGAGCAGCTTCTGAAGGGTTCGCCCCAGAACTGA
- the flgC gene encoding flagellar basal body rod protein FlgC, producing MDLFQAMQISASGLTAQRIRMNILASNLANANTTKTPEGGPFRRKDVFFQNVGLSQLGSRPDGPPTGFEGELDRQLQGVQVSQIVRDTRDPRLVYDPSHPDANKDGYVAMPNINVITEMVSMMNSQRSYEAGITAINAGKAMVNKALTIGK from the coding sequence ATGGATCTCTTCCAGGCCATGCAGATCAGCGCCTCGGGGCTGACCGCCCAGAGGATCCGGATGAACATCCTGGCCTCCAACCTGGCCAACGCCAACACCACCAAGACCCCCGAGGGGGGGCCCTTCCGCCGGAAGGACGTCTTTTTCCAGAACGTGGGCCTCTCGCAGCTGGGCTCCCGCCCGGACGGCCCGCCCACCGGCTTCGAGGGCGAGCTCGACCGGCAGCTCCAGGGGGTGCAGGTGAGCCAGATCGTGCGCGATACCCGCGATCCGCGGCTCGTCTACGACCCCAGCCATCCCGACGCCAACAAGGACGGCTACGTCGCCATGCCGAACATCAACGTCATCACCGAGATGGTCAGCATGATGAACTCCCAGCGCTCCTACGAGGCCGGGATCACCGCCATCAACGCGGGCAAGGCCATGGTGAACAAGGCCTTGACGATCGGGAAGTAA
- the fliG gene encoding flagellar motor switch protein FliG: MVRAASVDKLNGSEKAAILLLNIGEELAAKVLQKMAEDEIQHLGNYMASIGVVAPDAAKKVNQEFLARLAGGPTKGFNVGNVASVRKLLEAALGADQAESVISNLSVPTEEAGIETLRILDAKTIANFLKNEHPQTIALILAHLESEKSSDVLSYLSEAIRGEVAYRMATLDRIPPGIINDLDTILGNELAASGSGQSQMVGGVASVAELLNHVDKANENLIISKIEELNPELADNIRQLMFTFDDLIFVDDRGIQLILREVSNEELTIGLKGAGDEVKEKLFKNLSERAAAMIKEDLESMGPVRLSDVEKAQQNIVRIAKRLEDEGKIIIARGGGGDVFL; encoded by the coding sequence ATGGTCAGGGCGGCTTCCGTAGACAAGCTTAACGGGTCGGAGAAGGCGGCCATCCTACTGCTCAACATCGGGGAGGAGCTGGCGGCCAAGGTCCTCCAGAAGATGGCCGAGGACGAGATCCAGCACCTGGGCAACTACATGGCCAGCATCGGCGTCGTGGCCCCCGACGCCGCCAAGAAGGTGAACCAGGAGTTCCTCGCGCGGCTCGCCGGCGGACCCACCAAGGGCTTCAACGTGGGCAACGTCGCGAGCGTCCGGAAGCTCTTGGAGGCCGCCCTCGGCGCCGATCAGGCCGAGAGCGTGATCTCCAACCTGAGCGTGCCCACCGAGGAGGCGGGCATCGAGACCCTGCGGATCCTCGACGCCAAGACCATCGCCAACTTCCTCAAGAACGAACACCCCCAGACCATCGCCCTCATCCTCGCCCACCTGGAGTCGGAGAAGTCGAGCGACGTGCTCAGCTACCTCTCCGAGGCCATCCGGGGCGAGGTGGCCTACCGCATGGCCACGCTGGACCGCATCCCTCCCGGCATCATCAACGACCTCGACACCATCCTGGGCAACGAGCTCGCGGCGAGCGGCAGCGGCCAGAGCCAGATGGTGGGCGGCGTGGCCTCGGTCGCGGAGCTGCTGAACCACGTGGACAAGGCGAACGAGAACCTCATCATCTCGAAGATCGAAGAGCTCAATCCCGAGCTCGCGGACAACATCCGGCAGCTCATGTTCACCTTCGACGACCTCATCTTCGTGGACGACCGCGGCATCCAGCTCATCCTCCGCGAGGTGAGCAACGAGGAGCTGACCATCGGCCTCAAGGGCGCGGGCGACGAGGTGAAGGAGAAGCTCTTCAAGAACCTCTCCGAGCGCGCGGCGGCCATGATCAAGGAAGACCTCGAATCGATGGGCCCGGTGCGCCTGAGCGACGTCGAGAAGGCCCAGCAGAACATCGTCCGCATCGCCAAGCGGCTCGAGGACGAGGGCAAGATCATCATCGCCCGCGGCGGCGGCGGCGATGTGTTCCTCTAA
- the fliJ gene encoding flagellar export protein FliJ encodes MPRKFPLDAVLRLRRMEEQNKMKEFASFERVRARETEQLQSLERHLDGARHDLAERVAGEGLPSQKAQLYLAFFGAQTARIRYQQDLLRKVQAEVRRKRAEMSMAIARRKIYDRLRERFVEAQEKEMNRKEARQVDDIASVRFIARSKGRFGVA; translated from the coding sequence GTGCCCCGGAAGTTCCCGCTCGACGCCGTCCTCCGGCTCCGGAGGATGGAGGAGCAGAACAAGATGAAGGAGTTCGCCTCCTTCGAGCGGGTCCGGGCGCGCGAGACGGAGCAGCTCCAGTCCCTGGAGCGGCACCTGGACGGCGCCCGGCACGATCTGGCCGAACGGGTCGCGGGGGAGGGGCTCCCGAGCCAGAAGGCCCAGCTCTACCTGGCCTTCTTCGGCGCCCAGACCGCCCGCATCCGCTACCAGCAGGATCTCCTCCGCAAGGTGCAGGCCGAGGTCCGGCGCAAGCGCGCCGAGATGTCCATGGCCATCGCCCGGCGGAAAATCTACGACCGGCTGAGGGAGCGCTTCGTGGAGGCGCAGGAGAAGGAAATGAACCGCAAGGAAGCGCGGCAGGTGGACGATATCGCGTCGGTGCG
- the flgB gene encoding flagellar basal body rod protein FlgB gives MSGPNLFSDTMYAFERSLDFRSVRHNIVTTNISNADTPGFKAKDVRFESVLKRALEKDRGIALARTNPSHIEGGSGVDILSTAAPDIVKTDSPVASFDGNTVSVDAEMAKLSENSLLYQAETDVLARLFSGLRYAVSEGGNI, from the coding sequence ATGTCGGGGCCGAACCTCTTCAGCGACACCATGTATGCCTTCGAGCGCTCGCTCGACTTCCGCTCGGTGCGCCACAACATCGTCACCACGAACATCTCGAACGCCGACACGCCCGGCTTCAAGGCCAAGGACGTCCGCTTCGAGAGCGTGCTGAAGCGCGCCCTCGAGAAGGACCGCGGCATCGCCCTGGCGCGCACCAACCCCAGCCACATCGAGGGCGGGAGCGGGGTGGACATCCTCTCCACGGCCGCGCCCGACATCGTCAAGACCGATTCCCCCGTCGCTTCCTTTGACGGGAACACCGTCTCCGTGGACGCCGAGATGGCCAAGCTCTCCGAGAACAGCCTGCTCTATCAGGCCGAGACGGACGTGCTGGCCCGGCTCTTCTCCGGCCTGCGGTACGCCGTGAGCGAGGGAGGAAACATCTAA
- the fliF gene encoding flagellar M-ring protein FliF, producing MGPTLARLASQFRDVIADMPASRRTAVLIFMGLIISSMTALMMWARQPEFQVLFAGLSQADSASIVTRLREKKVPYELQSGGAAVLVPSEHVHEARLALAEEGIPSGGGIGFEIFDRSTLGVTDFVQRVNYQRALQGELARTIGQIRGVESARVHIVMPDRSLFAEQQRKPSASVIVKLAGGAVLPAGQVKAIVHLVASAVEGMESKSVTVVDARGNILAGGRPEAEDQQLTATQMEFKTQLERRLEGRVESMLAKVVGSGRAVARVDVDLNMRRVERTRELYDPEKQVVRSERRIKEASESGQAAAGGVPGVQSNVTASEQASPASQGAGGRSTQKSNRVTETVNYEIDKTIERVVEPTGDVRRVSVAVMVDGTYTTPAGGGAPQFQPRGQAELTNFTQLVSAAIGINQQRGDTVQVVSVPFQPAVPEGADLGVSAQQEFILTLVKYVLGVIALALIFFFVIRPLLAWVAALELRARPAREGLAAGHEGMALPGGMMAALQGPQPEPEKTPQQLEIEEGRRIYEEVYSFVSENPEKTADILRGWVKERP from the coding sequence ATGGGACCCACGCTAGCTCGTTTGGCCAGCCAGTTCCGCGACGTGATCGCGGACATGCCCGCCTCCCGGCGGACGGCCGTGCTCATCTTCATGGGCCTGATCATCTCCTCGATGACGGCCCTGATGATGTGGGCGCGCCAGCCCGAGTTCCAGGTCCTCTTCGCCGGGCTCTCCCAGGCGGACTCGGCCTCCATCGTCACGCGCCTGCGCGAGAAGAAGGTGCCCTACGAGCTCCAGTCGGGCGGCGCGGCCGTTCTGGTCCCCAGCGAGCACGTCCACGAGGCCCGCCTCGCCCTGGCGGAGGAGGGCATCCCCTCCGGCGGCGGGATCGGCTTCGAGATTTTCGACCGCTCCACCCTCGGGGTGACGGACTTCGTCCAGCGGGTGAACTACCAGCGCGCCCTCCAGGGAGAGCTGGCCCGCACCATCGGCCAGATCCGGGGGGTCGAGTCGGCCCGGGTGCACATCGTGATGCCGGATCGCTCTTTGTTCGCAGAGCAGCAGCGCAAGCCCAGCGCCTCGGTCATCGTGAAGCTGGCCGGAGGCGCCGTCTTGCCCGCCGGGCAGGTGAAAGCTATAGTTCACTTGGTGGCCAGCGCGGTCGAGGGCATGGAGTCCAAGAGCGTCACGGTGGTCGACGCGCGGGGCAACATCCTCGCCGGGGGCAGGCCCGAGGCGGAGGATCAGCAGCTCACCGCCACCCAGATGGAATTCAAGACCCAGCTGGAGCGCCGGCTGGAGGGCCGCGTCGAGTCCATGCTGGCCAAGGTGGTCGGCTCCGGACGAGCGGTCGCCCGTGTGGATGTGGACCTGAACATGCGGCGGGTGGAGCGCACGCGCGAGCTTTACGATCCGGAAAAGCAGGTCGTGCGGAGCGAGCGCCGGATCAAGGAAGCCTCCGAGAGCGGGCAGGCCGCGGCGGGCGGCGTTCCCGGCGTCCAGTCCAACGTCACCGCCAGCGAGCAGGCCTCCCCCGCCTCCCAGGGCGCCGGGGGCCGCTCCACCCAGAAGAGCAACCGGGTCACCGAGACCGTCAACTACGAGATCGACAAGACGATCGAGCGGGTGGTCGAGCCCACGGGCGACGTCCGCCGCGTCTCGGTCGCCGTCATGGTGGACGGCACCTACACCACGCCCGCGGGCGGCGGGGCCCCCCAGTTCCAGCCCCGCGGCCAGGCCGAGCTCACCAACTTCACCCAGCTCGTGAGCGCGGCCATCGGCATCAACCAGCAGCGCGGCGACACGGTGCAGGTGGTGTCAGTCCCGTTCCAGCCGGCCGTGCCGGAAGGAGCCGACCTGGGCGTCTCGGCCCAGCAGGAGTTCATCCTGACGCTGGTGAAGTACGTCCTGGGCGTGATCGCCTTGGCGCTGATCTTCTTCTTCGTCATCCGCCCGCTGCTGGCCTGGGTCGCCGCCCTGGAGCTGAGGGCGCGCCCGGCCCGCGAGGGCTTGGCCGCCGGGCACGAGGGGATGGCGCTTCCGGGCGGGATGATGGCGGCCCTCCAGGGGCCCCAGCCCGAGCCCGAGAAGACGCCGCAGCAGCTCGAGATCGAGGAGGGGCGCCGGATCTACGAGGAGGTCTACTCCTTCGTCTCGGAGAACCCCGAGAAGACGGCGGACATTCTTCGCGGCTGGGTGAAAGAGCGGCCCTAG
- a CDS encoding FliI/YscN family ATPase translates to MNPVTLTHYLGRLEKVETSRALGKVIQVVGLLVEGSGPGLPVGAVCQVEPLHGGEPVPVEIVGFRDSRVLFMPLGQARGIAPGSVIRAVSSQATAQVGSSMLGRILNGLGQPLDGGGPLEGLETRPLYAEPLNPLSRPIITQVMDVGVRAINGLLTIGKGQRMGIFSGSGVGKSTLLSMMARHTKADVTVVALVGERGREVKEFVDRVLGPEGLARSVVVAATSDQPPLVRLRGAFLATTIAEHFRDQGLDVLLLMDSMTRFAMAQREVGLSVGEPPATKGYTPSVFALMPRLLERAGATERGSITGFYTVLVEGDDMADPVSDAARGLLDGHIVLSRRMASQNIYPSIDVLASKSRVMIEIVPAEHLQAAGEFVSLAAAYDESADLIQVGAYVRGSDARVDRAVELRPKILDYLRQGVREGVPYEAAVAGLRDEVLASATPARPSAPSRPGAPAPRPAAPVSPRRA, encoded by the coding sequence GTGAACCCGGTGACCCTGACCCATTACCTGGGCCGGCTCGAGAAGGTCGAGACCTCCCGCGCGCTCGGCAAGGTGATCCAGGTCGTCGGGCTCCTGGTCGAGGGCAGCGGCCCCGGCCTGCCGGTGGGCGCGGTGTGCCAGGTGGAGCCCCTGCACGGCGGAGAGCCCGTGCCCGTCGAGATCGTCGGCTTCCGCGACTCGCGCGTGCTGTTCATGCCTCTGGGCCAGGCGAGGGGCATCGCGCCGGGCAGCGTCATCCGGGCGGTGTCGAGCCAGGCCACGGCCCAGGTGGGCTCCTCCATGCTGGGGCGCATCCTCAACGGCCTCGGCCAGCCGCTGGACGGCGGCGGCCCCCTCGAGGGCCTGGAAACCCGGCCCCTCTACGCCGAGCCTCTCAATCCGCTCTCCCGGCCCATCATCACCCAGGTGATGGACGTGGGCGTGCGCGCCATCAACGGCCTGCTCACCATCGGTAAGGGCCAGCGCATGGGCATCTTCTCGGGCAGCGGCGTGGGCAAGAGCACGCTCCTCTCCATGATGGCCCGCCACACCAAGGCCGACGTGACCGTGGTGGCCCTGGTGGGGGAGCGCGGGCGCGAGGTGAAGGAGTTCGTCGACCGGGTGCTGGGGCCCGAGGGCCTGGCGCGGAGCGTGGTGGTCGCCGCGACCTCGGATCAGCCGCCGCTCGTGCGCCTGCGGGGCGCCTTCCTGGCCACCACCATCGCCGAGCACTTCCGCGACCAGGGGCTGGACGTCCTGCTCCTCATGGACTCGATGACCCGCTTCGCCATGGCCCAGCGCGAGGTGGGGCTCTCGGTGGGCGAGCCGCCCGCCACCAAGGGCTACACCCCCTCGGTCTTCGCGCTCATGCCCCGCCTGCTCGAGCGCGCGGGGGCGACCGAGCGCGGCTCCATCACGGGCTTCTACACCGTCCTCGTCGAGGGGGACGACATGGCCGACCCGGTGTCGGACGCCGCGCGGGGGCTGCTGGACGGCCACATCGTGCTCTCGCGGCGCATGGCCTCGCAGAACATCTATCCCTCCATCGACGTGCTGGCGAGCAAGAGCCGCGTGATGATCGAGATCGTGCCGGCCGAGCACCTGCAGGCGGCGGGGGAGTTCGTCTCGCTGGCGGCGGCCTACGACGAGTCGGCCGACCTGATCCAGGTGGGCGCCTACGTGCGGGGCTCCGACGCCCGGGTGGACCGCGCCGTCGAGCTCCGCCCCAAGATCCTGGACTACCTGCGCCAGGGGGTGCGGGAGGGCGTCCCGTACGAGGCGGCCGTCGCCGGCCTCCGGGACGAGGTGCTGGCCTCCGCCACCCCGGCCCGCCCGTCCGCCCCGTCCCGGCCGGGCGCCCCGGCTCCGCGCCCCGCGGCGCCCGTCTCCCCCCGGAGGGCCTAG
- a CDS encoding sigma-54-dependent Fis family transcriptional regulator translates to MTRKDAHRSRGGRVAEVFLLGREKVFPVGLDAAARGEGRPVLRLQAPAQLLMRLGEAGAGSLILVEAGSAHLDALDVLRKVASRQPGARVVLVSEEASLALAVEAMKEGAWDVLQGPLDPERLALLAGKAAGEGVPVPSKAEVDGRQALITADPRFLQVLDIADRAAAGKASVLIQGESGTGKEMLARYIHQKSPRRDKPFVAVNCAALPETLLESELFGHEKGAFTGAITRKLGRFELAHGGTLLLDEVSEMEVHLQAKLLRVLQEQTVDRLGGQSPVQVDVRIVATTNRPLKPFIEGGKFREDLFYRLNVIPLHVPPLRERLGDIPPLVEHFVKKHNVRNNKKITKVSKEVHEILRGLPWKGNVRELENTIERAVVLAPGEELRVEHLLLEEVPGAGAASGAGGAVPASHPPGPEGSLAGLTVGEVERRLILSTLEKVSDNRTRAAEMLGISIRTLRNKLKEYESRIQQG, encoded by the coding sequence ATGACAAGGAAAGACGCCCACCGCTCAAGAGGGGGTCGCGTGGCTGAGGTGTTTCTCCTGGGCCGGGAGAAGGTGTTTCCGGTCGGCCTGGACGCGGCCGCGCGCGGGGAAGGGCGCCCGGTCCTCCGGCTCCAGGCCCCGGCCCAGCTCCTGATGCGGCTGGGGGAGGCGGGGGCGGGCTCCCTCATCCTCGTCGAGGCGGGCTCGGCCCATCTCGACGCCCTGGACGTGCTGCGCAAGGTGGCCTCGCGCCAGCCCGGGGCCCGGGTGGTGCTGGTGTCGGAGGAGGCCTCCCTCGCCCTGGCCGTCGAGGCCATGAAGGAAGGGGCCTGGGACGTCCTCCAGGGGCCGCTGGACCCCGAGCGCCTCGCCCTCCTGGCGGGGAAGGCCGCCGGAGAGGGCGTGCCCGTCCCCTCCAAGGCGGAGGTGGACGGCCGGCAAGCCCTCATCACCGCCGATCCCCGGTTTCTCCAGGTCCTGGACATCGCGGACCGGGCCGCGGCAGGCAAGGCCTCGGTCCTCATCCAGGGCGAGAGCGGAACCGGCAAGGAGATGCTGGCCCGCTACATCCACCAGAAGAGCCCCCGCCGGGACAAGCCCTTCGTCGCCGTCAACTGCGCGGCCCTGCCCGAAACCCTCCTCGAAAGCGAGCTTTTCGGCCACGAAAAGGGGGCCTTCACGGGCGCGATCACGCGAAAACTGGGCCGTTTCGAGCTGGCCCACGGCGGGACCCTCCTGCTGGACGAGGTTTCGGAGATGGAGGTGCATCTCCAGGCCAAGCTCCTCCGGGTGCTCCAGGAGCAGACGGTGGACCGCCTCGGGGGGCAGAGCCCGGTCCAGGTGGACGTGCGGATCGTGGCCACCACCAACCGGCCCCTCAAGCCGTTCATCGAGGGGGGGAAGTTCCGGGAGGATTTGTTCTACCGGCTGAACGTCATTCCCCTCCACGTGCCCCCTCTCCGGGAGAGGCTGGGGGACATCCCGCCCCTGGTCGAGCATTTCGTCAAGAAGCATAATGTTCGTAATAACAAAAAAATAACTAAGGTATCCAAGGAGGTACATGAGATTTTGCGGGGCCTGCCCTGGAAGGGGAACGTCCGCGAGCTCGAGAATACCATCGAGCGGGCGGTGGTGCTTGCCCCGGGGGAGGAGTTGCGCGTGGAACATCTGCTCCTGGAGGAGGTGCCGGGGGCTGGGGCGGCTTCAGGGGCAGGTGGGGCCGTCCCCGCGTCCCATCCGCCCGGCCCGGAAGGCTCCCTGGCGGGACTGACGGTGGGGGAAGTGGAGCGGCGCCTCATCCTCTCCACCCTGGAAAAAGTGAGCGACAACCGCACCCGGGCCGCCGAAATGCTCGGAATCAGCATCCGCACCCTGCGGAACAAGCTGAAGGAGTACGAGTCCCGGATCCAGCAGGGATAG
- the fliE gene encoding flagellar hook-basal body complex protein FliE has protein sequence MAGSASLRLPGAGAPPPSQVKEGEGFGQLLSNLLGTTNDMQIRAGEQSQAMLSGESKNIHETMIALEKANISFRFLSQVRNKALEAYREIQRMQM, from the coding sequence GTGGCGGGCAGCGCCTCCCTCCGCCTGCCCGGCGCCGGCGCCCCGCCGCCCAGCCAGGTGAAAGAGGGGGAGGGCTTCGGGCAGCTCCTCTCGAACCTGCTCGGAACGACCAACGACATGCAGATCCGGGCGGGCGAGCAGAGCCAGGCGATGCTCTCCGGCGAGAGCAAGAACATTCACGAGACCATGATCGCCCTGGAGAAGGCGAACATCTCGTTCCGCTTCCTGAGCCAGGTCCGGAACAAGGCGCTCGAGGCCTACCGCGAAATCCAGCGGATGCAGATGTAG
- a CDS encoding sigma-54-dependent Fis family transcriptional regulator has protein sequence MRIAREGLPIFCTCNGADVGRIVEAVRAGVSDCAVWRGPSEPLPEKLLGWLRESVPPEAPSPEPESGHFHGILGRSAAIRKVFDLISKVGVTSSTILITGESGTGKELVCRAIHRTSRRAGGPLIPVNCGAIPEELLESELFGHEKGAFTGATTSREGRFQMADGGTIFLDEVSEMSPKLQVKLLRVLQESEFERVGGNKTIRVDARIVAATNRDLEKSVASGDFREDLYYRLNVIPVHLPPLRERREDIPLLVHSFIRRFQEKDLTPLRSIHPDAMAALSAFHWPGNVRELENLIERMAILAERPELRLEDLPERFRSSSPAGARDKDFSSLDIPEEGIDLRNFMDRIENQLIERALEMSGGVKNRAAQLLGLNRTTLVEKLKKKSLEGAKAV, from the coding sequence ATGCGCATCGCGCGGGAGGGCCTCCCCATCTTCTGCACCTGCAACGGTGCGGACGTGGGCCGCATCGTCGAGGCCGTCCGGGCCGGGGTGAGCGACTGCGCGGTGTGGAGAGGGCCTTCGGAGCCTCTTCCGGAGAAGCTCCTGGGCTGGCTGAGGGAGTCCGTCCCCCCCGAGGCCCCCAGCCCCGAGCCGGAATCCGGCCATTTCCACGGCATCCTCGGCCGCAGCGCCGCCATCCGCAAGGTCTTCGATCTCATCTCCAAGGTCGGCGTCACCTCCAGCACCATCCTCATCACGGGCGAGAGCGGCACCGGCAAGGAGCTCGTCTGCCGGGCCATCCACCGGACCAGCCGCCGCGCGGGCGGCCCCCTCATCCCGGTCAACTGCGGCGCCATCCCCGAGGAGCTCCTCGAGAGCGAGCTCTTCGGCCACGAGAAGGGCGCCTTCACCGGGGCCACCACCTCCCGCGAGGGCCGATTCCAGATGGCGGACGGCGGCACCATCTTCCTCGACGAAGTGAGCGAGATGAGCCCCAAGCTCCAGGTGAAGCTCCTGCGCGTCCTGCAGGAGAGCGAGTTCGAGCGGGTGGGCGGGAACAAGACCATCCGGGTGGACGCGCGCATCGTCGCGGCCACCAACCGGGACCTGGAGAAGAGCGTCGCCTCGGGCGACTTCCGCGAGGACCTCTACTACCGGCTGAACGTCATCCCCGTCCATCTGCCCCCCTTGCGCGAGCGCCGGGAGGACATCCCCCTCCTCGTACACTCGTTCATCCGCCGCTTCCAGGAGAAGGACCTGACGCCCCTGCGCTCCATCCATCCGGACGCGATGGCCGCGCTGTCCGCCTTCCATTGGCCGGGCAACGTGCGCGAGCTGGAGAACCTGATCGAGCGGATGGCGATCCTGGCCGAGCGGCCCGAGCTCCGCCTGGAGGACCTGCCCGAGCGGTTCCGGTCCTCCTCTCCCGCCGGAGCGAGGGACAAGGACTTCTCCTCGCTGGACATCCCGGAGGAGGGCATCGACCTCCGGAACTTCATGGACCGGATCGAGAACCAGCTCATCGAGCGCGCCCTGGAGATGAGCGGCGGGGTGAAGAACCGCGCCGCCCAGCTCCTGGGCCTGAACCGGACCACCCTGGTCGAAAAGCTGAAGAAGAAGAGCCTGGAGGGCGCCAAGGCCGTCTAG